One stretch of Croceibacterium atlanticum DNA includes these proteins:
- a CDS encoding c-type cytochrome — protein sequence MKRYLAIAAIVIAGGMIGVAQAEDTSAVRTGETAAALAPGKDVFAHWCAPCHAAEPRLAGTMALQVKYEGAIPAALEDRTDLTPEVVAYFVRNGVAWMPPFRKTEISDADLAALGAYLSAPLEERGAHAPRLADEMMARKGVQQ from the coding sequence ATGAAGCGCTATCTCGCAATCGCGGCGATCGTGATCGCAGGCGGCATGATCGGCGTGGCCCAGGCGGAAGACACCTCCGCCGTCCGCACGGGCGAAACTGCCGCAGCACTGGCGCCGGGCAAAGATGTCTTCGCCCATTGGTGCGCGCCCTGCCATGCGGCGGAACCGCGGCTGGCCGGCACCATGGCGTTGCAGGTCAAATATGAAGGCGCGATCCCGGCCGCGCTGGAAGACCGCACCGATCTGACCCCGGAAGTGGTCGCCTATTTCGTGCGCAACGGCGTTGCGTGGATGCCGCCCTTCCGCAAGACGGAAATCTCGGACGCGGACCTTGCCGCCCTGGGCGCTTACCTGTCCGCGCCGCTGGAAGAACGGGGCGCACATGCACCGCGCCTCGCCGATGAAATGATGGCCCGCAAGGGAGTGCAGCAATGA
- a CDS encoding FAD-binding oxidoreductase, protein MSLPPGVSASTFADGLAQMRSAVGDEWVFTNEEDVGLYRDFYSVLWDEPEERVASAAVAPANVEEVQAVVRAANERGIPIYPISTGRNLGYGGSAPVYSGSVVLDLKRMNRILDVNEGNASCLVEPGVSYFDMYRHLQETGSKLWLDVPDPGWGSMVGNALDSGGGYTAAPYRGHFEAQCGIEAVLADGELFRTGMGAMPGSETWQQYRMGIGPCLDGLFRQSSLGVVTKMGFWLFPQPEAFLSGSVDLPRFADVGPLVDLFNELEYGNIFNGMPSISSPVLSRENPMMFQQIPEEDEMNRLAQETGLPAWSGSASFYGPEKVIRAQWEYVKERFAHFEGVKFRENQFVKLPLSAEDMKKVSKARFGIPSLEIFSVGSRGFGDFNPSDGHIWFSAVIPRTGEGLVKANRVMRSACKRLDMPLFMFSPAVTCWTRSFVLFAAVPVYKDAESNKALREKVLEVIRICADHGWGEYRCPPAFQDAVMDSYSFNNNILRRVNERIKDALDPNGIISAGRYGVWPKHLREGRA, encoded by the coding sequence ATGTCGCTACCACCGGGCGTTTCCGCCTCCACCTTTGCCGACGGGCTGGCCCAGATGCGTTCCGCTGTCGGGGACGAATGGGTCTTCACCAATGAAGAGGATGTGGGCCTCTACCGCGATTTCTATTCCGTCCTGTGGGACGAGCCTGAAGAACGCGTAGCCTCCGCCGCAGTGGCCCCCGCCAATGTGGAGGAAGTGCAGGCCGTGGTCCGGGCCGCGAACGAACGCGGCATCCCGATCTATCCCATCTCGACCGGGCGCAATCTCGGTTATGGCGGATCGGCCCCGGTCTATTCCGGCAGCGTGGTGCTGGATCTGAAGCGGATGAACCGCATTCTGGATGTCAACGAAGGCAACGCCTCCTGCCTTGTCGAACCCGGCGTTTCCTATTTCGACATGTATCGCCATTTGCAGGAAACCGGGTCCAAGCTGTGGCTGGACGTGCCCGATCCCGGCTGGGGAAGCATGGTCGGCAATGCGCTGGATTCCGGCGGTGGCTATACAGCGGCGCCATATCGCGGCCATTTCGAGGCGCAATGCGGTATCGAGGCGGTTCTGGCCGATGGCGAACTGTTCCGCACGGGCATGGGCGCAATGCCCGGTTCCGAGACCTGGCAGCAATATCGCATGGGCATCGGCCCCTGCCTGGACGGGCTGTTCCGCCAGTCATCGCTGGGCGTTGTCACCAAGATGGGTTTCTGGCTGTTCCCCCAGCCGGAGGCGTTTCTCAGCGGATCGGTCGACCTGCCGCGCTTTGCCGATGTCGGCCCGCTGGTCGATCTTTTCAACGAGCTGGAATATGGCAACATCTTCAACGGCATGCCGTCCATCAGCTCGCCGGTTCTCTCGCGCGAGAACCCGATGATGTTCCAGCAGATCCCCGAAGAAGATGAAATGAACCGGCTGGCGCAGGAAACCGGCCTGCCGGCATGGAGCGGTTCGGCCAGTTTCTACGGCCCGGAAAAAGTCATCCGCGCGCAATGGGAATATGTGAAGGAACGTTTCGCCCATTTCGAAGGCGTGAAATTCCGCGAAAACCAGTTCGTGAAACTGCCGCTTTCGGCAGAAGACATGAAGAAAGTCTCCAAGGCCCGTTTCGGCATTCCCAGCCTGGAAATCTTTTCAGTCGGATCGCGGGGCTTCGGGGATTTCAACCCGAGCGATGGCCATATCTGGTTTTCCGCCGTCATCCCCCGCACGGGCGAAGGGCTGGTCAAGGCAAACCGCGTAATGCGCAGCGCGTGCAAGCGACTGGACATGCCGCTGTTCATGTTCAGCCCCGCCGTCACCTGCTGGACGCGCAGCTTCGTGCTGTTCGCGGCCGTGCCCGTCTACAAGGACGCCGAAAGCAACAAGGCGCTGCGTGAAAAGGTGCTGGAGGTAATCCGCATCTGCGCCGATCACGGCTGGGGCGAATATCGCTGCCCGCCCGCATTCCAGGATGCGGTGATGGACAGCTACAGCTTCAACAACAACATCCTGCGCCGCGTGAACGAACGGATCAAGGATGCGCTCGATCCCAACGGCATCATCTCCGCCGGCCGCTATGGCGTCTGGCCCAAACATCTCCGCGAAGGGAGGGCATAA
- a CDS encoding pirin family protein → MPGTITDQDTNIRKVALVSAGEPTSDGAGVNLTRMLGNRQLPQLDPFLLLDQIRSDARENYIAGFPNHPHRGFETVTIMVEGAMKHGDNKGHSGIIEAGGIQWMTAGKGIVHSEIPVIEDGRLWGFQLWINLPAASKMVEPAYQEFGAAEIPEVPVSGGKIRILAGTHSSGATGPARSAATDPLLLDIALEAGARLEEAVPEGHNAIVAVYHGSLSLGAEGEAQEVHDPDLAVMAQGDTIRMVAGKEGARALLIAAQPIGEPVARYGPFVMNTPEEIQQAFTDFQNGKF, encoded by the coding sequence ATGCCGGGCACGATTACCGATCAGGACACCAATATTCGCAAGGTCGCGCTTGTTTCTGCCGGGGAGCCGACCTCCGACGGGGCCGGCGTCAATCTGACGCGGATGCTGGGCAATCGGCAGCTCCCCCAGCTCGATCCGTTCCTGCTGCTGGACCAGATCCGTTCCGACGCGCGGGAAAATTATATCGCCGGCTTCCCCAACCATCCGCATCGCGGCTTTGAAACCGTCACCATCATGGTGGAAGGGGCGATGAAGCATGGCGATAACAAGGGCCACTCCGGCATTATCGAAGCGGGCGGCATCCAGTGGATGACCGCCGGCAAGGGCATCGTCCATTCGGAAATCCCCGTGATCGAGGATGGCCGGCTCTGGGGTTTCCAGCTCTGGATCAACCTGCCCGCGGCATCGAAAATGGTCGAACCGGCCTATCAGGAATTCGGCGCCGCGGAGATACCGGAAGTGCCCGTCTCGGGCGGGAAGATCCGCATATTGGCCGGCACCCATTCCTCCGGCGCAACCGGCCCGGCCAGGAGCGCGGCGACCGACCCGCTCCTGCTCGATATCGCGCTCGAAGCGGGCGCGAGACTGGAAGAAGCTGTGCCAGAAGGCCATAATGCGATTGTCGCGGTCTATCACGGCAGCCTCTCCCTCGGCGCCGAGGGGGAAGCGCAGGAAGTGCACGATCCGGACCTCGCGGTGATGGCGCAGGGCGATACGATCCGCATGGTGGCCGGCAAGGAGGGAGCCCGGGCCCTGCTGATCGCCGCCCAGCCCATTGGCGAGCCGGTGGCCCGCTATGGCCCCTTCGTGATGAACACGCCGGAGGAAATCCAGCAGGCCTTCACGGATTTCCAGAACGGAAAGTTCTGA
- a CDS encoding SMP-30/gluconolactonase/LRE family protein — protein sequence MTDRQNNHARTAGLTAICAALALALALAGCGGEATAEVEAERTVSEITIDGTDIFPESLTADAKGNIYAGSAGGTIYRAEPGATIATAWAVPDQENGLQSLFGVLADDAHGLLWTCSNQDMFSPGENALPPAIKAFTLGTGKIAASYDFPEGKPVVCNDIAIAADGTAFATETASGRIFQVAAGADEMTLFADGEELIGVDGIAFAEDGTMYINNVRQNLIQRVERNEDGSYAGLTTLELSEPVAGPDALRPLGGNRFLQAEGTNGRITVVTIEGDKANISVVEDRFDSTAAATHFGNTGYTAEGKIAYRFDPALQGQDPGPFTIETFPMPQAE from the coding sequence ATGACTGATCGGCAGAATAATCATGCGCGCACTGCTGGGCTGACGGCGATCTGCGCGGCGCTGGCGCTGGCGCTGGCGCTGGCCGGTTGCGGGGGCGAAGCGACTGCGGAAGTCGAGGCGGAAAGGACAGTTTCCGAAATCACCATCGACGGGACGGATATCTTTCCCGAAAGCCTGACCGCCGACGCCAAGGGCAACATCTATGCCGGCAGCGCCGGAGGCACGATCTACCGCGCCGAACCGGGTGCGACGATTGCCACGGCCTGGGCCGTTCCCGATCAGGAAAATGGCCTGCAATCGCTATTCGGCGTGCTGGCGGATGACGCGCATGGCCTGCTCTGGACCTGTTCCAACCAGGACATGTTCTCGCCGGGCGAAAATGCCCTGCCCCCAGCGATCAAGGCCTTCACACTCGGCACGGGCAAGATCGCCGCCAGCTATGATTTTCCGGAGGGGAAGCCCGTCGTCTGCAATGACATTGCCATTGCAGCGGATGGCACCGCTTTTGCCACGGAAACCGCTTCCGGCCGCATTTTCCAGGTCGCAGCAGGTGCGGATGAGATGACCCTGTTCGCGGATGGGGAGGAGCTGATTGGCGTCGACGGCATCGCCTTTGCCGAAGACGGGACGATGTATATCAACAATGTCCGGCAGAACCTCATCCAGCGCGTCGAACGGAATGAGGATGGCAGCTATGCCGGGCTGACCACGCTCGAACTGTCGGAACCTGTCGCCGGTCCGGATGCCTTGCGGCCACTGGGCGGAAACCGCTTCCTCCAGGCAGAAGGGACCAACGGGCGTATTACCGTGGTCACGATAGAAGGCGACAAGGCCAATATCAGCGTGGTGGAAGACCGCTTCGATTCCACGGCCGCGGCCACCCATTTTGGCAACACCGGCTATACGGCGGAAGGCAAGATTGCCTATCGTTTCGATCCGGCGCTGCAGGGACAGGATCCGGGGCCGTTCACGATAGAAACCTTCCCGATGCCGCAGGCTGAATGA
- a CDS encoding PQQ-dependent dehydrogenase, methanol/ethanol family — MAFSPKHGWWLGAAALLALAGCAATMEEPSASGGADAGPAMVDGQRMRQLDAPANVGDWMSTGRGWDEKHYSPLDQINDSNVGRLGLAWYDDLDTFRGVQATPLVVDGVLYNESIYNVVTAYDAKTGRKLWTHDPQVGTEWARLACCGPSSRGIAAWKGKLYIGALDGRLIALDAKTGQEVWTTRTFDAEKAPYSITGAPRVYDGKVVIGNGGADYGSRGFVAAFDAETGEKVWKFYIVPTDPAKGPDGEASDSAMKIARPTWHGKFWEAGGGGNAWDSFAYDPDLNLVYIGTGNGSPHMWHFRSEGKGDNLFLCSIVAVDADSGEYKWHYQMVPEEDWDYTCTQPMILADLELGGKQRPVIMQAPKNGFFYVIDRATGELLSAESYVSVNTWASHIDMKTGRPVLRPGAHNTTTPHLMSPSWLAAHTWHPMAYSPDTGLVYLGAQEQGAIYARAADGEYQYRPGPGRTNSGQAYGNHPELRAKLQKQANETEKGYLLAWDPKTQKEAWRVPYPHPGSGGVLATGGNLLVQGTINKTVAIYRADNGEKLWEMDVDQAAIAGPITYMVDGEQYIALNAGWGGSPVYNLGPFQTSTAKLLVFKLDASGVTLPPPPEPTALPRPPRLMAGEQQVALGRRLYGETCHKCHGDNAVGGVKDLRFMAPETHEAFLDIVLNGTLADKGMAGFADILSKEQAEAIHAYLIARGNEDWQDAAVSAQ; from the coding sequence GTGGCGTTTTCACCGAAACATGGCTGGTGGCTGGGCGCCGCGGCCTTGCTGGCATTGGCCGGCTGCGCGGCGACGATGGAAGAACCGTCTGCGTCTGGCGGCGCCGATGCGGGGCCGGCCATGGTCGATGGCCAGCGAATGCGGCAGCTCGATGCGCCTGCCAATGTGGGTGACTGGATGAGCACCGGCCGCGGCTGGGACGAGAAGCATTACAGCCCGCTCGATCAGATTAACGACAGTAATGTGGGGCGGCTCGGCCTCGCCTGGTATGACGATCTGGATACGTTTCGCGGCGTGCAGGCGACGCCGCTGGTGGTCGATGGGGTGCTTTATAATGAAAGCATCTACAACGTCGTGACCGCCTATGACGCGAAGACCGGGCGCAAGCTATGGACCCATGATCCGCAGGTGGGGACCGAATGGGCGCGGCTTGCCTGCTGCGGCCCGTCCTCTCGCGGGATCGCGGCCTGGAAGGGCAAGCTCTATATCGGCGCGCTTGACGGGCGGCTGATCGCACTCGATGCGAAGACCGGGCAGGAAGTATGGACCACCCGCACTTTCGATGCGGAGAAGGCGCCCTATTCCATCACCGGGGCGCCCCGCGTCTATGATGGCAAGGTGGTTATCGGGAATGGCGGGGCCGATTACGGATCGCGCGGTTTCGTGGCCGCTTTCGATGCCGAAACGGGCGAAAAGGTCTGGAAATTCTATATCGTGCCAACCGATCCGGCGAAGGGACCGGATGGTGAAGCCTCCGACAGCGCGATGAAAATCGCCCGGCCGACCTGGCATGGCAAGTTCTGGGAAGCAGGCGGGGGCGGCAATGCCTGGGACAGCTTCGCCTACGATCCCGATCTCAACCTCGTCTATATCGGCACCGGCAATGGTTCGCCCCATATGTGGCATTTCCGCAGCGAGGGTAAGGGAGACAATCTGTTCCTTTGTTCCATCGTCGCGGTCGATGCCGATAGCGGCGAGTATAAATGGCACTACCAGATGGTGCCTGAGGAAGACTGGGATTACACCTGCACCCAGCCGATGATCCTGGCCGATCTGGAATTGGGCGGGAAACAGCGCCCGGTCATCATGCAGGCGCCCAAGAACGGTTTCTTCTACGTGATAGACCGCGCCACGGGGGAGCTGCTTTCCGCGGAAAGCTATGTCTCGGTAAACACATGGGCCAGCCATATCGACATGAAGACGGGCCGCCCCGTGTTGCGGCCCGGTGCGCATAATACCACGACGCCGCATTTGATGAGCCCGAGCTGGCTGGCAGCGCATACCTGGCACCCGATGGCCTACAGCCCCGACACCGGGCTGGTCTATCTGGGGGCGCAGGAACAGGGCGCCATTTATGCCCGTGCTGCCGATGGGGAATATCAGTACCGGCCCGGTCCCGGCCGCACCAATTCCGGCCAGGCTTATGGCAATCACCCCGAATTGCGGGCGAAGTTGCAGAAACAGGCAAACGAGACGGAAAAGGGCTATCTCCTGGCCTGGGATCCGAAGACGCAGAAAGAGGCGTGGCGCGTGCCCTATCCGCATCCCGGATCGGGCGGAGTGCTGGCCACGGGCGGCAATCTGCTGGTGCAGGGCACGATCAACAAGACCGTGGCGATCTATCGCGCCGACAATGGCGAGAAATTGTGGGAGATGGATGTCGACCAGGCGGCCATTGCCGGGCCGATCACCTATATGGTCGATGGCGAGCAATATATTGCACTCAATGCCGGTTGGGGCGGATCACCGGTCTATAATCTCGGACCGTTCCAGACATCCACGGCCAAGCTGCTGGTGTTCAAGCTGGATGCCAGTGGCGTGACCTTGCCGCCGCCGCCCGAGCCGACGGCCTTGCCACGCCCGCCACGCCTGATGGCGGGTGAGCAGCAGGTCGCGCTGGGCCGCAGGCTGTATGGCGAGACATGCCATAAATGTCATGGCGACAATGCTGTGGGCGGGGTGAAGGATCTGCGCTTCATGGCGCCCGAAACCCACGAGGCATTTCTCGACATCGTGCTGAACGGCACTTTGGCCGACAAGGGGATGGCGGGATTTGCCGATATTCTGTCGAAGGAACAGGCCGAGGCGATCCATGCCTATCTGATCGCGCGCGGTAATGAGGATTGGCAGGACGCCGCCGTTTCGGCGCAATAA
- a CDS encoding MarR family winged helix-turn-helix transcriptional regulator, which yields MQIDTDTKAAWSEPLAGVQRELLGAHFLLLGRLLRKSARRDFAGVEPDSQMERRIVLTLYRLEEARVSELAIRLGNDVSQVSRALRAGRDSGIVERERQRDPYRLTEKGKQLGALIDEVASRREEQLTKGLSAQEMFELASLLGILMHNAAQILAEETARARDGAEAEDPADQAMAEMPSRVQPAVINLATLIIRGATLSFKRLTGISNYEWRILANVAYRPSIPFMEIVNHVDSDKAQVSRALDAMVGANLLERSKGGRNEPVRFQLTDEGWRIHDIMLQDAIRRNVALVEGLRDVQRRRLQSYVDLLNANAAEMAENCAAGQD from the coding sequence GTGCAGATCGATACCGATACGAAGGCGGCATGGTCGGAACCGCTGGCCGGTGTCCAGCGGGAACTGCTGGGCGCGCATTTCCTCCTGCTCGGTCGGTTATTGCGGAAGAGCGCGCGCCGGGATTTTGCCGGCGTCGAGCCGGATAGCCAGATGGAACGGCGGATCGTGCTCACCCTCTATCGGCTGGAGGAAGCGCGTGTTTCCGAACTGGCAATCCGGCTCGGCAATGACGTGTCGCAAGTCAGCCGGGCGCTGCGGGCCGGCCGGGATAGCGGCATTGTCGAACGGGAGAGGCAGCGCGATCCCTATCGCCTGACAGAAAAGGGCAAGCAGCTGGGAGCCTTGATCGACGAGGTCGCCTCACGCCGGGAAGAACAGCTGACCAAGGGGCTGAGCGCACAGGAAATGTTCGAACTGGCCAGTCTGCTGGGCATTCTGATGCACAATGCCGCGCAGATACTGGCTGAAGAAACGGCCAGGGCACGAGATGGCGCCGAGGCAGAGGATCCGGCCGATCAGGCTATGGCCGAAATGCCCAGCCGGGTGCAGCCGGCCGTGATCAATCTGGCGACGCTGATCATTCGCGGGGCAACCTTGTCCTTCAAAAGGCTGACCGGCATTTCAAATTATGAATGGCGGATCCTGGCCAATGTCGCCTATCGCCCTTCCATTCCCTTCATGGAAATCGTGAACCATGTTGATAGTGACAAGGCCCAGGTCAGCCGCGCACTGGATGCGATGGTCGGGGCCAATCTGCTGGAACGGAGCAAGGGCGGCCGGAACGAGCCTGTCCGTTTCCAGCTGACCGATGAAGGCTGGCGGATTCACGACATAATGCTGCAGGATGCAATCAGGCGGAATGTCGCCCTGGTAGAAGGGTTGCGCGATGTGCAGCGCCGGCGCCTGCAATCCTATGTCGATCTGCTCAACGCCAATGCCGCCGAAATGGCGGAAAATTGCGCGGCGGGGCAGGACTGA
- a CDS encoding bile acid:sodium symporter family protein, whose product MIRRILALFDPFIGALLATVVLASVLPARGGFVPVVDIAADAGIVLLFFLHGAKLSREAIIQGLANWRLHLTVLAATFVMFPLLGLGFAAVPGLPVALASGLLFLTLLPSTVQSSIAFTSIARGNVAAAVCTASFSNLLGIFLTPVLAVLLMGGSQVELSFDSVTKIVLQLLLPFLVGHALRPLIGAFVTKHKWILSKVDRGSILLVVYAAFGAAVVEGLWSEVSWTDLAIVLACCSVLLAVVLALTWWAGKLVGFSYEDQVVLLFAGSKKSLASGVPIAGVLFAPAEVGAILLPLMLFHQLQLIACAIIAKRLSARPDVGGNPAAA is encoded by the coding sequence ATGATCCGCCGTATCCTTGCCCTGTTCGATCCCTTCATCGGTGCCCTGCTGGCGACTGTCGTGCTGGCATCCGTGCTTCCTGCGCGCGGTGGTTTCGTGCCGGTGGTGGACATCGCAGCCGATGCGGGGATCGTGCTGTTGTTCTTCCTGCACGGGGCAAAGCTCTCGCGCGAGGCGATTATTCAGGGCCTCGCCAATTGGCGACTGCATCTGACAGTCCTGGCAGCCACTTTCGTGATGTTCCCGCTGCTTGGCCTCGGCTTTGCCGCCGTGCCGGGCCTGCCGGTGGCGCTGGCATCGGGGCTGCTGTTCCTGACGCTGCTCCCTTCCACGGTGCAGAGTTCCATCGCCTTCACTTCCATCGCCCGGGGCAATGTCGCGGCTGCGGTTTGCACGGCATCCTTTTCCAACCTGCTCGGCATTTTCCTGACGCCGGTTCTGGCCGTGCTGCTGATGGGCGGATCGCAGGTGGAACTGAGCTTCGATTCCGTTACCAAGATCGTGCTGCAATTGCTGCTGCCGTTCCTTGTCGGCCATGCCCTTAGGCCGCTGATCGGCGCATTTGTGACGAAGCATAAATGGATCCTCTCTAAGGTTGATCGCGGCTCCATCCTGCTGGTTGTCTATGCAGCTTTCGGCGCTGCCGTGGTGGAGGGGTTGTGGAGCGAGGTTTCCTGGACCGACCTGGCCATCGTGCTGGCCTGCTGCAGTGTCCTGCTCGCCGTCGTTCTGGCGCTCACATGGTGGGCTGGCAAGCTGGTGGGCTTTTCCTACGAAGATCAGGTCGTGCTGCTCTTCGCCGGTTCAAAAAAGAGCCTGGCCTCCGGCGTGCCTATTGCGGGCGTGTTGTTCGCCCCGGCCGAAGTGGGTGCGATATTGCTGCCGCTGATGCTGTTCCACCAATTGCAGCTGATCGCCTGTGCGATCATTGCCAAGCGGCTTTCCGCGCGGCCGGATGTCGGGGGCAACCCCGCGGCCGCCTGA
- a CDS encoding EAL domain-containing protein: MTALTDLWRNQRTRHVAIAALIAFALGISGIASPASNFLRILQSRLASHPASGQVVFIGAPEDLADPSSPGRRAALADLIDGLGRAGPARTFVTDVFDKPSTIEADRRLGDAVAGTSQIYFVRRHMTTMGGDETLRSLPIITGNSDEVVSKEWVDPFGFIWRLPFAVMDDGHKLPSLPAALAGQIGPAGESFAVDYSVSYSTIPAFTMVEAATMLRTDMRKAEEAFAGKTVVIGSGVANTTNVATIPGHPKVPGAMVSIYGAETLLAGLPPEFAWPTMLLFFTGLTLIVAVIKVKRGSRRIGYGLISLTLIGLFAFFTAEHWPANLAETAIFLAIYGGLRLWVARQNASALVHEATGLPTFKALERDLFQMGSVHTASVVVAKVHHFDEVLSALPVEKHGEYLNMIADRLRITQRDLKIYTNGGRYLAWAVQDHGDVRLEAHLKGLRAVFSSPLSVGGTAVDVVITFGVDSTSEGSPVRKIASATAAADKTSEAVAPIHFASASSEADRIWNISLQAKIDDALRTGEIYVVYQPQIDIRSGALFGAEALVRWEDPERGSISPSYFIEQCEQAGRMEALTRKVMRDALSTLAASPLAETGFQLSVNVSATLLADYRVAEILEEALAGVSLDPTQITLEITETARIVDYVKAGLVMERLRQTGVKLSVDDFGVGAASLETLHALPFDEVKIDRSFVAKTPDDRKARKIVESVTMLGKSLGMTVIAEGVEGVEGADVVERLKEAGCDIAQGYYFAKPAKFSRLMEFEAPAKRLTDGVPRRRV; this comes from the coding sequence ATGACAGCACTGACGGATCTTTGGCGAAACCAGCGCACCAGGCATGTGGCAATTGCTGCCCTGATTGCCTTTGCGCTCGGCATTTCCGGAATTGCTTCTCCGGCATCCAATTTCCTGCGTATCCTGCAATCGCGCCTGGCCAGCCACCCGGCGTCCGGCCAGGTGGTATTCATTGGCGCACCGGAAGATCTGGCCGATCCGTCCAGTCCCGGCCGCCGCGCCGCACTGGCCGACCTGATCGACGGTTTGGGAAGGGCAGGCCCGGCCAGGACATTCGTCACCGACGTTTTTGACAAGCCTTCCACGATCGAGGCTGACCGTCGCCTGGGCGATGCAGTTGCCGGCACGTCACAGATATATTTCGTTCGTCGTCACATGACGACCATGGGTGGAGACGAGACGCTGCGATCGCTGCCCATCATCACCGGCAATTCGGATGAGGTGGTGAGCAAGGAATGGGTCGATCCTTTCGGCTTTATCTGGCGCCTGCCATTCGCAGTCATGGATGATGGGCACAAATTGCCCAGCCTTCCCGCCGCTCTCGCAGGTCAGATCGGTCCCGCAGGCGAAAGTTTCGCCGTCGATTACTCGGTCAGCTATTCCACCATCCCCGCATTCACCATGGTGGAAGCCGCCACCATGCTTCGCACCGATATGCGCAAGGCGGAAGAAGCCTTTGCCGGCAAGACGGTGGTGATCGGCAGCGGCGTTGCCAACACCACCAATGTCGCGACCATACCGGGCCATCCCAAGGTGCCGGGGGCGATGGTATCCATCTATGGCGCGGAAACATTGCTGGCTGGGCTGCCGCCGGAATTCGCCTGGCCGACCATGTTGCTGTTCTTCACCGGCCTGACGCTGATCGTGGCGGTCATCAAGGTGAAGCGGGGCTCGCGGCGGATCGGTTACGGTCTGATTTCACTGACCCTGATCGGCCTGTTTGCCTTTTTCACGGCTGAACACTGGCCCGCCAATCTGGCCGAAACCGCGATATTCCTGGCAATCTATGGCGGGTTGCGCCTGTGGGTTGCGCGGCAGAATGCCAGCGCTCTCGTACATGAAGCGACCGGCCTGCCCACATTCAAGGCGCTGGAACGCGACCTGTTCCAGATGGGATCGGTCCACACGGCATCGGTCGTCGTGGCCAAGGTCCACCACTTCGATGAAGTGCTGTCCGCCCTGCCGGTGGAAAAACACGGCGAATATCTGAACATGATCGCTGATCGCCTGCGCATCACGCAGCGCGACCTGAAGATCTACACCAATGGCGGGCGCTATCTGGCATGGGCCGTGCAGGATCACGGCGATGTCCGGCTCGAAGCTCATCTCAAGGGATTGCGCGCCGTATTCTCCAGCCCGTTGAGTGTTGGCGGTACTGCCGTGGACGTGGTGATAACCTTTGGCGTGGATTCCACGTCCGAAGGTTCCCCCGTGCGCAAGATCGCTTCCGCCACTGCCGCCGCGGACAAGACATCGGAAGCGGTCGCGCCGATCCACTTCGCCAGTGCCTCCAGCGAGGCGGACCGCATCTGGAACATCTCGCTGCAAGCCAAGATCGACGATGCGCTGCGCACGGGCGAAATCTACGTCGTCTATCAGCCGCAGATCGATATACGCAGCGGCGCCCTTTTTGGGGCGGAGGCGCTTGTTCGTTGGGAGGATCCGGAACGCGGATCGATTTCCCCGTCCTACTTCATCGAACAATGCGAACAGGCGGGCCGCATGGAGGCGCTGACGCGCAAGGTCATGCGCGATGCGCTGTCCACCCTCGCAGCTTCGCCGCTGGCGGAAACCGGTTTCCAATTATCCGTGAACGTCTCGGCCACATTGCTGGCCGATTATCGCGTAGCGGAAATACTGGAAGAAGCGTTGGCGGGCGTCTCGCTCGATCCGACCCAGATTACGCTGGAAATCACCGAAACGGCGCGCATCGTCGATTACGTCAAGGCGGGCCTGGTTATGGAACGCCTGCGTCAGACCGGCGTGAAACTTTCGGTCGACGATTTCGGGGTTGGGGCGGCGAGCCTGGAAACCCTGCATGCCCTGCCGTTTGACGAGGTCAAGATCGACCGGAGCTTCGTGGCAAAAACGCCGGATGACCGGAAAGCCCGCAAAATTGTCGAATCGGTAACCATGCTTGGCAAGAGTCTAGGCATGACGGTTATCGCCGAAGGGGTTGAAGGGGTTGAAGGGGCTGATGTTGTCGAAAGACTAAAGGAGGCCGGCTGCGATATTGCGCAGGGCTATTACTTCGCCAAACCCGCGAAATTCAGCCGTTTAATGGAATTCGAAGCACCGGCAAAGCGCTTGACCGACGGGGTGCCACGCCGACGAGTATAG